The Bacteroidota bacterium region GGACCAGCAAGAGCATGAAGAACACAAAGAGGTTCAGATAGGCGAAGAATCTTGAAAAGCCTTCGTCATCTTTCATGTAACCGATGGAGTAGACGTGGATCAGAAATCCAACGCCGGTTACAATCAATAACATTGTAACAGAGATCGGGTCAATCAGAAAAGAAAGTGGAATCGAAAGACTGCCTGACTTAATCCAATCGAAAACAAAAATTGTTTCCGGTGTTGAGGATCCTTGAAAAAAGATGGCGGCAGAGATCAGAAATGATGCAAGCACCATCAATGAAGCAAAGACTCCTGAAAATGATTTTGGAAGAACCCCTTTTCCCAGGCTGATCACCAGGAAGCCGATGAGTGGAAAAACGGGGATCAGCCAGGCCAATTGCGTCATACGTACTCAGAATTGTGGGGCAAAAGTAGCACTAAAATGGAATTAGGCAAGGTGAGCGAAATCATGTGTTCCGGGTGAGGTTGATCAAATGACCTTGAGAAGGTCTTCGTTTTTGCCGGTTTAAAAAACCAACCCCCGGCTGAGCAGACAGGGGTTAGCAAGGTCGGGACGAACCCGTTTAGTGGCCTGGAGAAAAATCAGCGATTTTTCATGGCGGATGATTTGTCGGACTTCTCTTTTCCGGCCTTTTCAAATACTTTCTTTCTTTTATTGGCTTTCTCGTAGATGCTAACCTTCTCTGTCGCGTAAACTGCGTACCCATCATCGCGGTACTGCGACATAAACACGTCTAAATCAATGTTGTTTTCTTCCGCCATGCGCTCGATTTTTTCAAAATATTCTTTCAAGTTTTCGAGGTCTTTTTGTTGTTCCTTACTTAATGACATAATCTGTCTGGATGTTTGACGTTATGACAAATTTAACTTGAAATGAATTGTTAATGTTTCACACGTGTCCGGTCTTTCAAACCGGTTATGAACCATAGATGTTAATAACGAAAGACGCTTTTATGCTGAGAATCACCTACTAATAGCCTTGTGCGGAAAGAAAATGAAATGTGTTGAAAACGTTATTAACAGCGGCTTTCAGGGTAGGCGAAGCTTCAGAAAAAAAGAAAAGTCTGGCTCCTGAGAACCGAATAATGGATTAAAGAAAACTCAGGAAACCGGATCAACAGCCGCTTCTCCGTACCTGGCAGTACATCAGATCGTCGGCGTCTCCATCGTGGTCGAAGTCAATGGTTGATCGGAATTCGGCTACGTTGTTTCCTATGGTTGCCTCGTATCTCAGGGTCTTGATCTTTGGAAATTCCTGATTCAGTATCAGCGTGTTTCCTTCAGCAGACCATTTGCCTGCACTTTTAATGATCAGCTTTTTATTTTCGTCGCGATATTCAGACAGGTAGGTGCCATTTTCCAGGAATACGGATTGCACCTTTCGCTGACACGGTTCTTTTGTTTGTTTGTGCGGCTGAACCTCCATCGTGCCATCCATCTTTGAATTGTTTACACTTTTCATTGCGACCAACACATAGTTGGTGTCCCATCTTCCGATCAGGGCCGACTTCAGATCAGATGATGGTTCAACTGCTGTTTCAAGATTGGCATCAGGAACAGGATTGTTGTTGCAGGCCAATAAGGCAAAAAATAATCCGAAAACGAGGAGGGCGTTTTTCATTTTATAAGATTATTAAAATGGTAAAATGGTAACTAAATCTGTTTAATACTAAATATCAAGAACACAATGATAATCATTTTATTAAAACCGATCCGCCAATCTGCGCCCTTTTAACACCGGTCGCGCCGTCAAAAAAACGACCCGAAAATGTTGCGTGCAAGGTTCCTGTTTCTTCCGCAATTTCGGTAATTGTGACAGTGGCGTCATCGCTTTCGTCTTCAATAGTATAAACCGATTTATCCACAGCCGAATTTGGACCAAGGATTTCGATATAAAACTTTTCGCCCGGCTTAGGGTCTCCATCCTTGTCGAGCTTAATTTTATGCGGGCCCAATGTTGCCGGTGTTTCGATTTCAAGCCTGATGGTGTTTCCGCCCATCCTTCCGTTCAATATTAAGGTCGCCGTTTTTTTAAGCTCATCTTTAAATTGCAAACACATGCTTGAGTCGGCGCAAAACAATTCCGCTTTTTTCTCTGCAGGAAAATCTTCGCCCTTAAAACTGATTTCACCCTCCGGTTCTATCGCGACAACATTGGTGACCGAAATGCCACAGAACGACATCAATAGGAATAAATAAGTGTACTTTTTTCGAATCATTTGCCTGGTATGTTGGGTGTTCTTATGGCGTCTGAGCTCAAATGGTTGATCAATTAACCCCTAGCGCTAGTTCTATTCCAATAACCAATGGCGGTAACTCCGGGAAATTAAATCGGGGCCTGAATAGATCTGTGAGGCGATAAGTTCCATAAAACGCAAATCGGTCGATGCCAAATTTAGCTTCGGCATAGGCGTTCAGGTCTGTATAGTAAGGTTGTTTTTTGACGACCGTTGTGGCGCTGCTTCCGTCCGGAAGATCGTTCTTCAAAATGTTCTTTACCGTATAATTCCACTCTCCGGCAAGGCCGAAATCCAGATAACGACCAAGGATATTTCCGCGATGAGGATCGAAATTAATCCGGTTGAACCAGGCAATTCTAAGAGAAGAAAAGTCAAGTCGTTCCGTTTTATTTTGAAAATTATTTGGCACAATTTTTCCGGAATCCTGAGCCAATTTAAACGCGTGATAATAGAAACCCAAATCCCATCCGGTGGAATATATTTTCCCAACTTTATATTTTACTCTTGCTCCGAAAGCAAGCGCGACAGATGTGCCGTATTTAATTTTTGCGCCCGGATTATTATCTCCACATACAAATCCGAAACGAAAATATGGATACGCATAAGAGTGAAGGTTGGGCCCAAATTTCGAGGGTATAGAGTCGCTTGAGCGGTCAACGTGTAATAAAACCGTTTGTGCCTCCAACTTTGTTGCCGCAAAGAGGAGCAACAGGAACAAGGGTGTTTTCCTGAAACTATTTTTGAATTTGATCATCTTGCTGGATTTCTGTTTTAGGAAAATCAAAAGAGCTGGTGTAGCCCTCAAAGTGAACGGTTACTACATCACCCGCATGAAAGTCTTCGGCTATAAACCTAAGCGCCTCCTTTTCCTGTGCGAGTAACACCGAATATGAGATCATTCTTCCATATTCGTCTTCGAATTTGTAATACAGGTTTCTTTTTACGGGATAACCCAGGGCCTCTTCAGTAGAGGAGTATGAATATTTTTCCCTTAAAATAACTTTTATTTCATTATTAATAATCACAAAATCGAATGTCGGTTCGGTTGATTTTTCTATGTGCAAAAACGCGGAGGCCTGAGGAATACCGTATCCATGAGCATAATCAAAATACGGGTATAGGTGTCCGGATTTCTGGAGTTCTTCAAAAAGCTCCTTGTTGGTCCATTCGCGATGTGATTGCCAGGCGCACGCGGCAAAACCTGCGACAAGTGGTGTAGAAAAAGATGTACCAAAAGCCACGCTTAATCCGCCGGGTTTCATAACAACTGCTTTGCCCAGTCCGCAAAGATTGGGCTTAAGTTTGCCTTCGCTTGTCGGTCCGAAAGAGCTGAATGAAATATGAAAATCACTTTCCGGATCAACGCCTCCTATAGCAAGAACGCTGTCCGCGTCAGAGGGTGTGTCAATAAATTTCCATTCGCTGCTGCCCTCATTGCCAGCGGCGTTCAGAACGAGAATGCCTTTTTGAAATGCAATGGTTGCGGCACGGGCCACTAAGCTTTTCCGGCCATTTAGTTCTGTATTAAAATACCTTCTGTTTGTATAGCCCAAAGAGCTGCTGATAATATTTGCGCCGTTTTTATCGGCCCACTCGGCAGCGGCAAGCCAGTTTTCTTCTTCTGATTCCGGTTCGCGGAATGAATATTCTGTTCTTGCGAGCAAGTATTCTGCTCCTGTTGCCAGTCCGATATTTAAACTATCCGCAACTCCGGTCAGACAAGAAAGTGTTGCGGTGCCGTGCCAGTGATGGCCGTATACCGACTCTTTCTTTGCAACAAAATCATAGGTTGCGACAATTCTTTTTTCGTCCCTCAATTTTTTGAAGGCCGGATTTTTATCGACCCCGGGGAAACCGGCATCAAAAACGGCGATGCGAATTCCTTTGCCGTCAAGTTTTTCCTTTTGAAACAATTCTCCCTGCATCCTGGATGTCTGAAATTTCAAGAGGGGAACAATTTCGTTTTTTAAAACCCGCGTCCGATTTTCAGAAATTTGGGCAACATCGTTCATGGGTTCGGCATCCAGAACAAATGGCATCGCTTTTATTTTTTCCAATTGTTGTTCTGTAGCATAAACCGCGACACCATTTAGCCATCTGCTGGGCCAGTGAAGAGTCGCGCCGACAGAACCAACCTGATCAAGGTATTCTTCTGAAACCGGAAAATCGCTTGTGTCAATTAAGGGAATGCTGTTGCGTAATCTTTGTTCGATTGCCCTTTGATCAAAATACTGATACGGGTCGAATGTTGTGTTTTTTTTATCCCTGAAAGTTATCCAGTACTTTGAGTCGCTTGAAGAAAATGCCGAATAAGAAAACAGCAGGCCAAAAAGGACAAGTCCGCCCGACAATAGAAAAGGAATTTGGGCGGCTCTGTTTCTCAAGGTTTATTTTTTCTTGGTGTCCGGAAATATTTTTGTCCACTTAAGGATATTTACCACGCGGGTGCCGTCTTCGTAGGAGTCGGCAAATTTTACCCTTAAGTAATCATCGGGAAATTCATAGGTGTATTCCATTTCTCCCGCTTTACTGATAACGGCCGATGTTTTGGAATATTCGTTTGTCTCTCTGAAAAAGTTCCTGTACAGATATACGCCCTTCACATCCGTAATGGAAAACTGAACATCATAGGATTCGCCGGTGAGATTGAATGACTCGTATTTATTTTCTTTTTTAATGACAGCTACTTTCGCGGCTTTGGGGAACTTTTGTACGTCGTATAGGGTGTCGTAATTATAAAACTCCTGGGTTGTGGAGACGGTCCAGATTCCTTCAATCGCGTCAAGACTATCTGTGTGATTTAAAAAATATTCTTTGAATAGCTCTTCGCTGGTCAGCTTTTGAGCGTGCGCGGTGATTGAAAGAAGGACAATCAGGGGAAGAATGCGCAGGATTTTCATGGTCACGAAAATACGATTTTAGATCTATTTTAATTCTGTTCAGTGTAATTCTTTCGGCATTAAAGTCTATTCTTTTTCGGGTTTGGTATCAACGCGGATTCTGTCTTTTCTGTTGGCAACTTCCCAGGCGGTTAAAAACACAAGCCGTGCCCGATTGATTAGCAGGCTGGTGTCGATTTTGTCGATAGTGTCTGTTTCCCGGTGATAATCCTGGTGTGTTCCATTAAAATAGAAGATAACAGGGACGTTGTTTTTTGCAAAATTGTAATGGTCGCTCCTGAAATAAAAGCGATTCGGGTCACCCGGCTTATTATATGTGTAATCCAATGTGAGGCGGGTAATGTTTTTGTTAACCCTTTCATTAATTTCATGAAGCTCCGAGCTGAGCTTATCCGAACCAATAATATAAACGTAATTTTTTTCTGTTATTGAATCGTGCTTGTCGTCTACCCGGCCGATCATATCGGTGTTCAAATCAACTACAGTGTTTTGAAGGGGCACAACAGGTCGCTTCACATAGTATTTTGAACCCAAAAGCCCTTTTTCTTCGCCACTAACGAGCATGAAATAAATACTTCGTCTCGGCCTATTGCCCTCCTTTGCCGCTTTTGAAAACACCCTTGCCATTTCCACGACAGCGGAGGTGCCGCTTGCGTTGTCGTCGGCACCATGATAAATGAGAGAATCGTGATTGCCAAGATGGTCGTAGTGGGCCGTTACAAAAACCGCTTCTTCCTTTTTCTCATAGCCCTCTATGTAAGCAATGATATTCTGCCCTTTTAAGCGATCCGTGTTGGAGGAAATTGTGATAACAGCATTCGCCGATTGCACAAGAGAAACCGGCTTGCGTTTTCTGGAGATTTTCGAAATGGCCCCGGAAAGCAAGTCGTCATTTGTTTCTGGGAAAAACCGCAGGGCCATCGCTTTGGTGATAAACATAATGGGTATTGCTCCGGAACTTCTCACCAGACTCATAAATCCGGGATCAATGGTTTTGTAGTTAAATGAATCCGCAATCGCTTCCAGAGAATCGGTGATAATGAGTGCCAGTCTTGGTTTTTTCTCATAGATAAGCTCAACTTTTTTCCTCCAGTCGGTCGACCATGCTGATTGGGTTTTCTCTTTTGTAAGAAAATATTTTCCTGATTTTTTCCTGGGTTCTCCGTCACAAAACATGATTGTTTTTCCAAAAAGGTTTTGGTTTTTATAATCATCGTAAGCGGGATCCGATATTCCATATCCGACAAAATGAACAGTATCGATTACCAGCATGGTGTCGTTATAGCCCGAAGCATAAAAATAATCCCTCATGAAAACGAAAAACTGTTGGTTTACTTCGACATTACAATTGTCGCAGCTACGGGCGGTCACCGGATGAAACTGATCATATGTGCCATAAACTCCGGGTAGTAATCCGTTACGCTCAAAAGCGGACCGAATAAACGCGGCAGCTTTTTTTTGCCCGGGCCTTCCGGTTTCACGACCTTCAAGGGAATCGGAACTCAAAACAGAAATTGAATGGTAAACCGAATCCGTCGACAGTAGATTACTATATTCAACAGCCACAGGATCCTGAGCTAAAAGAAAATAAGGGGAAGCAAACAATAAGAGTGCGCTGCAATACCGGAAAAGAAAATGTATAGCCTGCACTTTATTTGTGTATTAATACAATTAGATCGGTAAGCTGATTTTATTTACACGGTTGGCGTGTCTTCCTCCTTCAAAGGATGTAGACAGAAATGTATCGACAAAAGTTTTTGCTTCTTCCGATGAAACAAAACGGGCCGGGATACAAAGCACATTCGCGTCGTTGTGTTGTCGGGCCAGTGATGCGAGTTCGTTTTTCCAAACAATGGCTGCTCTTATTCCGGCGTGTTTATTCGCGGTTATTGCAACTCCATTCGCTGAACCACAAAACAATACTCCAAAATCAAGCTCCTTATTCTCAACTGCAGTGGATAATGGGTGAACAAAATCGGGGTAGTCGACGGAATCTGAAGAATTTGTACCAAAATCCTTAACAACGAAGCCTTTTCCGGTCAGGTGTTTTTTAATAATTTCCTTGTATTCGAAACCGGCGTGATCGCAGCCCAGGGCAACACTTGGTGTTTTCATGGCGAATGTTTCTTCTTGTTCTAACAAAAGTACTTAATTTGTTATGAACATGTCATCTTTTCCGGTTTTTATTGTCCTGATTTATACGGTAGTTACAAAACGATTTATTAACAGTATTTTTGTGTACTTGATTGGAATCGGTTGAAAGTGGGTGAAAAGATTTTCTTGCATTGTTCATATTGAATTCTCCTTATGAAAGCAATGTCACAAAGCAAGTAAATTGTATCAGCGGGAAAAATTAGATACTGACAAAAAAGACAATGTTGTTCACCTTCGTTTTAAAGATTCTTATGAACCGACAGTGTAGTAACCCGATGTTGATTGTAAATCCATAAAACTATAAATCAAAAGATTGTAATAAACAACCCTGTTCATAACCTCAACGTTTTGGTGTATAAATCCAAAGTCAAGGTAAAACGATGAAAATTACAAACAGTATGAACAGGCTAATAGTAGTAGTAGATTTTAAAATTTAATAAAAAAAATTATTATTATTATGAATGTGTTGAATGAAAAAATGCTTGAGGTAGGGCAGAAGGGTTTTTTGGATATTGAACCGGATCCTTCCGTAGATTTGTTCGCGGAAATAAAAAAACTCAAGGAAGAAAAAAATGCGATACTGCTTGCTCATTATTACCAGGACGCTGATATCCAGGATGTCGCGGATTATATCGGCGACAGTTTGGGGCTTGCCCAGCAGGCAGAAAAAACAAATGCATCGATTATTGTTTTCGCCGGAGTTCATTTCATGGCGGAAACCGCCAAAATTCTGAATCCCGGGAAAAAAGTTTTGTTACCCGATCTGCGTGCAGGTTGTTCACTTGCAGATGCTTGTCAGCCCGGACCTTTCGCGGCATTCAAAGCCCGGTATCCGGATCATGTTGTGATTTCTTATATCAATTGTTCCGCGGAAATAAAAGCGATGAGTGATATCATCTGTACCTCATCGAATGCCGCCGCGATCGTGAACAGTGTGCCGAAAGACAAAAAAATAATTTTTGCGCCTGACAGAAACCTTGGAAAATTTATCGCGGAGAAAACAGGAAGAGATATGGTTTTGTGGGATGGAACA contains the following coding sequences:
- the rpiB gene encoding ribose 5-phosphate isomerase B — translated: MKTPSVALGCDHAGFEYKEIIKKHLTGKGFVVKDFGTNSSDSVDYPDFVHPLSTAVENKELDFGVLFCGSANGVAITANKHAGIRAAIVWKNELASLARQHNDANVLCIPARFVSSEEAKTFVDTFLSTSFEGGRHANRVNKISLPI
- a CDS encoding S8 family serine peptidase yields the protein MRNRAAQIPFLLSGGLVLFGLLFSYSAFSSSDSKYWITFRDKKNTTFDPYQYFDQRAIEQRLRNSIPLIDTSDFPVSEEYLDQVGSVGATLHWPSRWLNGVAVYATEQQLEKIKAMPFVLDAEPMNDVAQISENRTRVLKNEIVPLLKFQTSRMQGELFQKEKLDGKGIRIAVFDAGFPGVDKNPAFKKLRDEKRIVATYDFVAKKESVYGHHWHGTATLSCLTGVADSLNIGLATGAEYLLARTEYSFREPESEEENWLAAAEWADKNGANIISSSLGYTNRRYFNTELNGRKSLVARAATIAFQKGILVLNAAGNEGSSEWKFIDTPSDADSVLAIGGVDPESDFHISFSSFGPTSEGKLKPNLCGLGKAVVMKPGGLSVAFGTSFSTPLVAGFAACAWQSHREWTNKELFEELQKSGHLYPYFDYAHGYGIPQASAFLHIEKSTEPTFDFVIINNEIKVILREKYSYSSTEEALGYPVKRNLYYKFEDEYGRMISYSVLLAQEKEALRFIAEDFHAGDVVTVHFEGYTSSFDFPKTEIQQDDQIQK
- the nadA gene encoding quinolinate synthase NadA encodes the protein MNVLNEKMLEVGQKGFLDIEPDPSVDLFAEIKKLKEEKNAILLAHYYQDADIQDVADYIGDSLGLAQQAEKTNASIIVFAGVHFMAETAKILNPGKKVLLPDLRAGCSLADACQPGPFAAFKARYPDHVVISYINCSAEIKAMSDIICTSSNAAAIVNSVPKDKKIIFAPDRNLGKFIAEKTGRDMVLWDGTCMVHEIFSLEKITKLKAKHPNAKFIAHPECEPNVLALADFIGSTTALLNYTIKSPDTEFIVGTETGILHQMVKSSPEKTFIPAPPNNACACNDCPHMKLNTLEKLYICLKYEAPELILPEDIRVKALLPIQRMLEISKQNGL
- a CDS encoding M28 family peptidase, giving the protein MQAIHFLFRYCSALLLFASPYFLLAQDPVAVEYSNLLSTDSVYHSISVLSSDSLEGRETGRPGQKKAAAFIRSAFERNGLLPGVYGTYDQFHPVTARSCDNCNVEVNQQFFVFMRDYFYASGYNDTMLVIDTVHFVGYGISDPAYDDYKNQNLFGKTIMFCDGEPRKKSGKYFLTKEKTQSAWSTDWRKKVELIYEKKPRLALIITDSLEAIADSFNYKTIDPGFMSLVRSSGAIPIMFITKAMALRFFPETNDDLLSGAISKISRKRKPVSLVQSANAVITISSNTDRLKGQNIIAYIEGYEKKEEAVFVTAHYDHLGNHDSLIYHGADDNASGTSAVVEMARVFSKAAKEGNRPRRSIYFMLVSGEEKGLLGSKYYVKRPVVPLQNTVVDLNTDMIGRVDDKHDSITEKNYVYIIGSDKLSSELHEINERVNKNITRLTLDYTYNKPGDPNRFYFRSDHYNFAKNNVPVIFYFNGTHQDYHRETDTIDKIDTSLLINRARLVFLTAWEVANRKDRIRVDTKPEKE